Proteins from a genomic interval of Ramlibacter algicola:
- a CDS encoding branched-chain amino acid transaminase, which produces MSVIPSMADRDGKIWMDGELVEWREAKIHVLTHTLHYGCGAFEGVRAYNTANGTAIFRLQEHTDRLFNSAKILRMQIPFGKEQVNEAQKQVVRANNLESCYLRPLTWIGSQKLGVSPKGNRIHLMVAAWPWGAYLGEEGMQRGIRVKTSSYTRHHVNITMTQAKAVSNYSNSILANMEAVDDGYDEALLLDSTGFVSEGAGENIFVVKDGVIYTPDLSAGALNGITRNTVFHIAKDLGIEIVQKRITRDEVYIADEAFFTGTAAEVTPIRELDRVQLGIGSRGPVTEKIQAAFFDIVNGRNPKYAHWLTKV; this is translated from the coding sequence ATGAGCGTCATCCCCTCCATGGCCGACCGCGACGGCAAGATCTGGATGGACGGCGAACTGGTGGAGTGGCGCGAAGCCAAGATCCACGTCCTGACGCACACGCTGCACTACGGCTGCGGCGCCTTCGAGGGCGTCCGTGCGTACAACACGGCCAACGGCACCGCGATCTTCCGCCTGCAGGAACACACCGACCGCCTGTTCAACAGCGCCAAGATCCTGCGCATGCAGATCCCGTTCGGCAAGGAACAGGTCAACGAGGCGCAGAAGCAGGTCGTGCGCGCCAACAACCTGGAAAGCTGCTACCTGCGCCCGCTGACCTGGATCGGCTCGCAGAAGCTGGGCGTCAGCCCCAAGGGCAACAGGATCCACCTGATGGTCGCCGCCTGGCCGTGGGGCGCGTACCTGGGCGAAGAGGGCATGCAGCGCGGCATCCGCGTCAAGACCTCCAGCTACACCCGCCACCACGTCAACATCACGATGACGCAGGCCAAGGCGGTCAGCAACTACAGCAACTCCATCCTCGCCAACATGGAAGCGGTGGACGACGGCTACGACGAAGCGCTGCTGCTGGACAGCACCGGCTTCGTCAGCGAAGGCGCGGGCGAGAACATCTTCGTCGTCAAGGACGGCGTGATCTACACGCCCGACCTGTCGGCCGGTGCGCTGAACGGCATCACGCGCAACACGGTGTTCCACATCGCCAAGGACCTGGGCATCGAGATCGTGCAGAAGCGCATCACGCGCGACGAGGTCTACATCGCCGACGAAGCGTTCTTCACCGGCACCGCCGCCGAAGTCACGCCGATCCGTGAACTCGACCGCGTGCAGCTGGGCATCGGCTCGCGCGGCCCGGTGACCGAGAAGATCCAGGCGGCCTTCTTCGACATCGTGAATGGCCGCAATCCCAAGTACGCCCACTGGCTCACGAAAGTCTGA
- a CDS encoding zinc-finger domain-containing protein has product MKDAPVEIGAKDLNGNGGIFCPSPMAGMKIWNSHPRVFLDIAHGGGAAKCPYCGTVYQLRAGEHVGGGH; this is encoded by the coding sequence ATGAAGGACGCCCCGGTCGAGATCGGCGCCAAGGACCTGAATGGCAACGGCGGCATCTTCTGCCCGAGCCCCATGGCCGGCATGAAGATCTGGAATTCGCACCCGCGCGTGTTCCTGGACATCGCGCACGGCGGCGGCGCCGCCAAGTGCCCGTACTGCGGCACGGTGTACCAGTTGCGTGCGGGTGAGCACGTGGGCGGCGGCCACTGA
- a CDS encoding glycerate kinase codes for MNFSRILVPIAGAALVAFAWRSYGWAGVALAVGGIVMWMLLHFTRLTQVLKRASKRPIGYVDSAVMLNARLKPGLTLLHVIGLTRALGEQLSDKDAQPEIYRWTDGSASHVTCEFAAGRLAKWDLHRPTEAPAQAPAEPPAA; via the coding sequence ATGAACTTCAGCCGCATCCTCGTCCCCATTGCCGGCGCCGCGCTGGTCGCATTTGCCTGGCGCAGCTACGGCTGGGCCGGTGTCGCGTTGGCGGTGGGCGGCATCGTGATGTGGATGCTGCTGCACTTCACCCGGCTCACGCAGGTGCTCAAGCGCGCGTCCAAGCGGCCGATCGGCTACGTCGACAGCGCCGTGATGCTCAACGCCCGCCTCAAGCCCGGCCTGACGCTGCTGCACGTGATCGGCCTCACCCGCGCGCTGGGCGAGCAGCTCTCGGACAAGGACGCGCAGCCGGAGATCTACCGCTGGACCGACGGCTCGGCGTCGCACGTCACCTGCGAGTTCGCCGCCGGCCGGCTGGCCAAGTGGGATCTGCACCGCCCCACCGAGGCGCCAGCCCAGGCTCCGGCTGAGCCACCCGCCGCCTGA